In Pseudomonas deceptionensis, a single window of DNA contains:
- a CDS encoding ABC transporter permease: protein MLKGYGAVILDGAWLTLQLALSSMALAIVLGLIGVSLRLSPVRWLAWLGDLYSTVIRGIPDLVLILLIFYGGQDLLNRVAPMLGYDDYIDLNPLVAGIGTLGFIFGAYLSETFRGAFMAIPKGQAEAGMAYGMSSRQVFFRVLVPQMIRLAIPGFTNNWLVLTKATALISVVGLQDMMFKAKQAADATREPFTFFLAVAAMYLVLTSVSLLALRQLEKRYSVGVRAADL, encoded by the coding sequence ATGTTGAAAGGCTACGGGGCTGTCATCCTCGATGGCGCTTGGCTGACGCTTCAGCTCGCCTTGTCGTCCATGGCCCTGGCCATTGTTCTAGGTCTGATCGGTGTTTCATTACGCTTGTCGCCGGTGCGCTGGCTGGCCTGGCTGGGTGATCTGTATTCGACGGTAATCCGCGGGATTCCCGACCTGGTGCTGATCTTGCTGATTTTTTACGGTGGCCAGGATTTGCTCAACCGCGTGGCGCCGATGCTGGGTTACGACGACTACATTGACTTGAACCCGCTGGTAGCCGGTATCGGCACCCTGGGCTTTATTTTCGGTGCCTATCTGTCCGAGACCTTTCGTGGCGCCTTTATGGCCATCCCTAAAGGTCAGGCCGAAGCCGGTATGGCGTATGGCATGAGCAGCCGTCAGGTGTTTTTCCGGGTATTGGTGCCGCAGATGATTCGCCTGGCGATTCCGGGCTTTACCAATAACTGGCTGGTGTTGACCAAAGCCACGGCCCTGATTTCGGTGGTCGGCTTGCAAGACATGATGTTCAAGGCCAAGCAGGCGGCAGATGCCACTCGCGAGCCGTTCACCTTCTTCCTGGCCGTTGCGGCGATGTACCTGGTGCTGACCAGTGTTTCGCTGCTGGCGTTGCGACAACTTGAGAAGCGCTACTCGGTAGGCGTAAGGGCGGCTGATCTATGA